In Desulfomonile tiedjei DSM 6799, a genomic segment contains:
- a CDS encoding type II toxin-antitoxin system Phd/YefM family antitoxin, giving the protein MPHTPATIEESNLSDAIERVSTESERLIIVREGKGVAAIVPLDDLESLEELDEILDQADIPELEVARKEAQEKGTLPLSEFMARLGL; this is encoded by the coding sequence ATGCCCCACACACCAGCAACGATAGAAGAAAGCAATCTTTCTGACGCGATTGAACGGGTAAGCACTGAGAGTGAGCGGTTAATTATTGTCCGAGAGGGTAAGGGAGTTGCCGCAATAGTCCCGCTCGATGACTTGGAATCGCTGGAAGAGCTTGACGAGATACTTGACCAGGCGGACATCCCGGAGCTTGAAGTTGCTCGCAAAGAAGCCCAGGAGAAGGGCACGCTTCCATTGTCTGAATTCATGGCCAGACTCGGCCTCTGA
- a CDS encoding type IV toxin-antitoxin system AbiEi family antitoxin domain-containing protein, whose protein sequence is MKLLDFFARRPIFTYEEFAASLDADGPRSIKTRDSLLAHHMKTGRILRVKRGLYASVPFGASPDTFPVDTFLLAGKMADDAVIAYHTALEFHGKAHSVREELLFLTGKAIRPLSFRGYEFRAVRFPSALVEEKQESFAVDTAERAGLAVRVTSLERTLVDVLDRPSLGGGWEEIWRSLESVEFFNVDRVLDYALLLANASTAAKVGFYLEQHQKELMVDDAHLDRIRRHVPKQPTYMARNAKGRLVKQWNLVVPSQVVDRAWEEIS, encoded by the coding sequence ATGAAACTCTTGGATTTCTTCGCCCGCCGACCGATATTCACCTACGAGGAGTTCGCTGCGTCCCTCGATGCCGATGGACCTCGAAGCATAAAGACCCGTGACTCGCTCCTTGCTCATCACATGAAAACCGGGCGCATACTCCGTGTCAAGCGGGGGTTATATGCCTCGGTTCCCTTTGGAGCCTCTCCTGATACCTTCCCTGTGGATACATTTCTCCTCGCTGGAAAAATGGCGGACGATGCCGTGATTGCCTACCACACGGCTCTTGAGTTCCACGGTAAGGCTCACTCAGTTCGGGAAGAACTCCTCTTCCTCACCGGGAAGGCGATACGTCCCTTGAGTTTCCGAGGTTACGAGTTCCGCGCGGTGCGCTTTCCCAGTGCCCTGGTGGAAGAGAAACAAGAGTCCTTTGCCGTTGATACGGCTGAAAGGGCGGGGCTTGCGGTCAGAGTCACGAGCCTGGAACGTACCCTGGTAGATGTCCTGGATCGTCCCTCGCTCGGAGGAGGATGGGAAGAGATATGGAGGTCTCTGGAAAGCGTTGAATTCTTCAACGTGGATAGGGTTTTGGACTACGCGCTCCTTCTGGCGAATGCCTCCACAGCAGCCAAGGTTGGATTCTATTTGGAACAGCACCAGAAAGAATTGATGGTGGACGACGCTCATTTGGACCGTATCCGGCGACATGTCCCAAAACAGCCCACGTATATGGCGCGGAATGCCAAGGGGCGTCTGGTGAAGCAGTGGAACCTGGTGGTTCCCTCACAAGTCGTTGACCGGGCGTGGGAGGAAATCTCTTGA
- a CDS encoding DNA primase family protein produces the protein MIPFFDKLPRQHIFDALLNELLTIESISKREEAFHDKIIDLISRRKGSSWGTLSQVLYDKALRYNLGFKIPPANKIEQAIAKAKESRKRDEKPPYHPLEFVARITSKGFFINHGQQFYQWDGKIYQHLYDQEVDKLIITELQKDFNTEVYLSQVSEVRKLLAIDRFVRPEKVNKPGLITLQNGVLNLETGDFTEQHSPKNYSTIMANVRFDPNAECPKWLQLLTTALPENDQRLLLQEFIGYLLCTKPVYEKCLILTGDGANGKSTILEIIEHMLGPDNCSALSLDDLSERFRLEQLQGKLVNITYDNDGRRLLSNGKFKNIVSGEPQVIERKGKDPQKVRLFVKMIVACNTLPRTNDTSYGFARRLCIINFRVKFKDPDSVDPDNPYEKPKIIGINRDIIQNELSGVFNWAIQGFMKLQAQKKFTEPASSQEKLDDYLEDINPIAAYARDRLSYCEGAHLSLTSIYSDYQAWSKDNGIKFPVKKRTLSKHLESLKNNKGPFVKDRDQFGVFFKGVKFAA, from the coding sequence ATGATACCGTTTTTCGATAAACTACCCAGACAGCATATTTTTGACGCCCTGCTCAACGAATTGCTCACAATCGAATCCATTTCAAAGCGTGAGGAAGCGTTTCACGACAAGATCATTGATTTGATATCCCGCCGAAAAGGCTCCTCTTGGGGAACCCTTTCTCAAGTCCTTTACGATAAGGCCTTGAGGTACAACCTCGGATTCAAAATTCCACCCGCAAACAAAATTGAACAAGCCATTGCTAAGGCGAAAGAATCCCGGAAACGGGACGAAAAACCGCCGTATCATCCGCTCGAATTCGTTGCCCGTATCACATCCAAAGGTTTTTTTATTAACCACGGACAACAATTCTATCAGTGGGATGGGAAAATATATCAACACCTTTACGATCAGGAAGTTGATAAGCTGATCATTACCGAGTTACAAAAGGATTTCAACACAGAGGTCTATCTCTCCCAGGTGTCGGAGGTCCGGAAGCTCTTGGCAATCGACCGTTTTGTGCGTCCCGAAAAGGTGAATAAGCCTGGACTGATTACGCTGCAAAATGGCGTCTTGAACCTCGAAACGGGCGATTTCACCGAACAACACTCGCCTAAGAACTATTCCACAATCATGGCGAATGTCCGGTTTGACCCAAACGCAGAGTGTCCGAAATGGTTACAACTGCTTACTACAGCATTGCCCGAGAATGATCAAAGACTGTTGTTGCAAGAATTCATCGGGTACCTGCTTTGCACTAAACCAGTTTATGAAAAATGCTTAATTCTCACCGGAGACGGCGCAAACGGGAAAAGCACTATTCTCGAGATAATTGAACACATGCTTGGACCGGACAATTGCTCCGCTCTTTCCCTTGATGATCTCTCGGAGCGATTCCGCCTTGAACAGCTTCAAGGGAAACTGGTCAATATCACGTACGACAACGATGGAAGGCGCCTGCTGTCAAACGGCAAATTTAAAAACATCGTGTCAGGAGAACCCCAAGTCATTGAGCGCAAAGGGAAGGACCCCCAGAAGGTCCGGCTCTTCGTGAAGATGATCGTTGCTTGTAACACTCTCCCCCGAACAAATGACACTTCATACGGATTCGCCCGGCGCCTCTGCATTATAAACTTCCGCGTGAAATTTAAAGACCCCGATTCAGTGGACCCTGACAACCCATACGAGAAGCCTAAGATTATCGGCATCAACCGGGATATAATCCAAAATGAACTCAGTGGGGTCTTTAATTGGGCAATCCAAGGATTCATGAAGCTCCAAGCCCAAAAAAAATTTACCGAACCAGCCTCATCTCAAGAGAAACTTGACGATTACCTTGAAGACATCAACCCCATTGCCGCTTATGCTAGAGACCGTTTATCCTACTGTGAAGGAGCACACCTAAGCCTAACAAGTATATACTCCGACTATCAGGCTTGGAGCAAAGACAACGGGATCAAGTTCCCCGTGAAAAAACGAACACTGTCGAAGCATCTGGAGTCCCTTAAAAACAACAAAGGCCCCTTTGTTAAAGACCGTGACCAATTTGGCGTGTTTTTTAAAGGAGTTAAGTTTGCCGCCTAG
- a CDS encoding cupin domain-containing protein: MIVTSQEAKRRSFLGVDFVVLAHGPETMVTKMLYKQSDHVPFHKHPNEQSGYVISGKYRIVFGKNDQVIGPGDSYSIPRDTDHRIEIIEAGEVIDCFSPPRQDYL, from the coding sequence ATGATCGTCACATCGCAAGAGGCCAAAAGAAGAAGTTTTCTCGGAGTCGATTTTGTCGTCCTGGCTCATGGTCCGGAGACGATGGTAACAAAGATGCTCTACAAGCAGTCAGACCATGTCCCCTTTCATAAGCACCCAAATGAACAGAGTGGATACGTGATTTCCGGAAAATACAGAATAGTATTCGGAAAGAATGACCAAGTGATCGGTCCGGGCGATTCCTATTCCATTCCGCGAGATACCGACCATCGCATTGAAATAATTGAAGCAGGGGAAGTAATAGACTGCTTCAGTCCTCCAAGACAGGATTATTTGTAG
- a CDS encoding recombinase family protein, with protein MKRAAIYTRVSTEDQAENGVSLENQSERIREYCSYKNLEIVVEIEDAGVSGGLNKSREGFMKLLDLAENGQIDCIVFYSLERLSRDMLTMLTLERLFEDHNVELHTVDGQVDTSTPDGFMQFAMKSFLGEMERRQIKYRTKKAMQHKKQNGHVTGAVCYGYTEKIVSINGREKPLRVLQLYEPEQEIIRSVNTMYQTGKRLSQIVCSLNSNGITTREGKGWTPQQVKRLIPGYENCFKKSKTRISVAARAFIEAIA; from the coding sequence ATGAAGCGAGCTGCCATATATACTCGAGTCAGCACAGAAGATCAGGCTGAGAACGGAGTCAGTCTCGAGAACCAATCCGAGAGGATTCGGGAATATTGCTCATATAAGAATCTCGAGATTGTGGTTGAAATCGAAGATGCTGGTGTGTCTGGCGGTCTGAACAAAAGCCGTGAAGGATTCATGAAACTCCTGGATCTTGCAGAGAACGGTCAAATCGATTGCATCGTCTTCTATTCCCTGGAAAGACTCTCGAGAGACATGTTGACCATGCTTACCCTCGAGCGCCTGTTTGAAGATCATAATGTAGAGCTACATACCGTTGATGGACAGGTTGATACATCCACTCCGGACGGATTCATGCAGTTCGCAATGAAGAGTTTTCTCGGGGAAATGGAGCGCAGGCAAATCAAATACCGGACCAAGAAAGCCATGCAGCACAAGAAACAGAATGGACACGTAACAGGCGCCGTATGCTACGGTTACACTGAGAAGATCGTCAGTATCAATGGACGTGAGAAGCCGCTGAGAGTTTTACAACTGTATGAACCAGAACAGGAAATCATCCGGTCCGTCAACACGATGTATCAGACCGGGAAACGTCTGTCTCAGATCGTATGCTCATTGAACAGCAATGGAATCACGACTCGAGAAGGAAAAGGCTGGACACCACAACAGGTCAAGCGGCTCATACCTGGATATGAGAACTGCTTCAAGAAATCCAAGACACGGATTTCCGTTGCCGCTCGAGCCTTCATCGAAGCTATAGCATGA
- a CDS encoding nucleotidyl transferase AbiEii/AbiGii toxin family protein: MRQEVVPVLDIHELAGGKLAALLARRASRDLFDVHALLTGSGLHPHRLRLAFVVYGAINRKDWRTVQLSDVDFTESELKRVLMPLLRKDAEGLEPITRWAERLVEETKNALESLLPFTEPEKEFLDRLLDYGEIKPALLTEDEGLVERIRQHPGLEWKALNVREFKRR, from the coding sequence ATGAGGCAGGAGGTTGTTCCTGTCCTGGACATCCACGAACTTGCCGGAGGCAAACTGGCAGCGCTGCTCGCACGAAGGGCAAGTCGCGACTTGTTCGATGTCCATGCACTTCTGACAGGGAGCGGCCTGCATCCACACCGTCTGCGTTTGGCTTTCGTTGTCTATGGAGCCATAAACCGGAAGGATTGGAGAACCGTTCAATTATCCGACGTGGATTTCACCGAGAGTGAGTTGAAGAGAGTACTGATGCCTCTATTGAGAAAAGATGCCGAGGGGTTGGAGCCCATCACTCGTTGGGCTGAACGTCTCGTGGAAGAGACGAAGAACGCTCTGGAATCGTTGCTCCCATTCACAGAGCCAGAGAAAGAATTTCTGGACAGGCTTCTGGATTATGGTGAAATCAAGCCAGCCTTGCTCACTGAGGACGAGGGTCTCGTGGAGCGGATCAGACAGCACCCCGGTCTTGAGTGGAAAGCCCTCAATGTCCGTGAGTTCAAGAGAAGGTAG
- a CDS encoding type II toxin-antitoxin system RelE family toxin has product MSPEPYQVELSPAAQRQLAKLPLEEQARLGLAIKPLATDLRPQGSKKLKGQANTYRLRVGKYRILYDVYDRVLWVLILKVGHRKEVYRGESISKSLRDLIERKLVK; this is encoded by the coding sequence ATGTCCCCGGAGCCATACCAGGTTGAACTCTCGCCGGCAGCTCAACGCCAGCTCGCAAAGCTTCCCCTTGAAGAGCAAGCCCGCCTCGGCCTTGCTATCAAACCTCTTGCAACGGACCTCCGTCCGCAAGGTTCAAAGAAGCTGAAAGGCCAGGCCAATACCTACCGACTCCGTGTAGGCAAATACCGCATTCTTTATGATGTCTATGATCGAGTGTTGTGGGTCCTGATTCTCAAAGTAGGGCATCGAAAGGAAGTCTACCGAGGCGAATCGATCAGCAAGTCCCTGAGAGACCTGATAGAGCGCAAGCTCGTGAAATAG
- a CDS encoding phage tail tape measure protein, translated as MADNNIGISLIIKAVDAGSPILEKISGALDKIGLSSTNAGQKAGTAGNQIKNAFSAIPDHLDKMNKAVESFSNKLASMGASLTALGASITAPMGLAVKTAADFENEMNKLQAFGEIDVKTDAGQKAFKALSDKARELGAATQFTAAEVAAGMGELAKAGYSTEQIIASIGPALNLAFTEGRSMKDTAEDLVKVLASFGMGADQAGRATDVLSKTSLATTTSMSGLVEGLKYVASMANNVGMNIEETSAYLGIFAQNGVDASMAGTGLRRILGDLSNPTKEARGALANLGVEIAKNSDGSVNLTKTFERLAKSGLSTADAFKIFGDQGGNVAITASKNIDAIKKLTVENENAKGSLDKVVGIINKGLGPAWKNFLSALQEVAIALAGPFLEALKGALDQVSAFLRGVSEFSKAHPIITQAITAIVASFGLFAAAAGTISLSIAGVGYALGGLGTVFAGSGILSIGSTVASLIPSWAGLTAAIGSFVSALGTAGTAIAAFASGPVAIIAAAVAAIVGAVAGGYKILSDRAEAAAIQAETLKKSQDDLQRAIDEGFDPKAAIKRVSGADLQNDPYVDLVAKRKQAVAEFVGIGEQLTQAREKDAQSWLPGKSSDTKAAERNFVLARQNLDAIQAEINGRIDQKAAVEGLVVAHEKLVNAQKQEVKTSEELLQLTKNRSEVELKLIGDSFKDKENAFKLELDQRKVAIEESTKSTVLTEQQINNLITSSSQQRIRIAEAEYAATRAAREKSFSEQRSIYENMLKSGEDVASAKKGLAELEKAQTEAQIADQRRLSEAVMQEAHTQLNAKSDAIKKIKDLEKELQSEQDSTQEALKGISGAYLNEYGKIETKLFDINEKFKQATKLIPTMPEKALELFKQVKSESAGMVNNLEQFNDKLQKVANNTQDALRRVNRFGEEGADKYKQAAGDARWLAERANQAIAGGKFQTAEGLFNTLMATAESLPSAVKKTGDAEVDKRNLEDAKQTARDYIALASGGLTDVINLQKLQAEKTNEQAKKNLEAAQKQIEDLIKSQIQSSKNLITALNENTAALRGTSGNNQQGGQDGPGQGGESDLPPNYTPSDYTPRYDTGSTNLGYDYGFGGSLGGGLGGYDGSMSGMTKYAVNSPEVGRLLAQTDKLLAKSHAESQTMAARMDALRYLESAAKNLDYKERMGYFGTLGPQDAADPEFGMGDKDISDALYRILGRDTFDFDAMRGNIDRMLGGAYERAKTTVDGAKEALDPQTQLNNQIGDMTQRLETVFDNFSNKFESVMDDAGGRFASTTERSIEDAFGKGMLMEVNLSNDDGASLGSVRRII; from the coding sequence ATGGCAGATAACAATATTGGTATCAGTCTCATCATTAAAGCGGTTGACGCGGGAAGTCCTATACTTGAGAAGATCTCGGGTGCATTGGACAAGATCGGACTGAGTTCGACCAATGCGGGACAAAAAGCGGGCACGGCTGGCAATCAAATCAAGAATGCGTTTTCAGCGATCCCCGATCACCTGGACAAAATGAACAAAGCGGTTGAGAGCTTTTCAAACAAACTGGCCAGTATGGGCGCATCATTGACCGCCCTTGGCGCATCAATCACCGCGCCAATGGGTCTTGCAGTCAAAACCGCTGCTGATTTTGAAAACGAGATGAACAAGTTGCAGGCGTTTGGTGAGATTGATGTCAAGACGGACGCGGGACAGAAGGCGTTCAAGGCGTTATCTGATAAGGCGAGAGAATTAGGCGCGGCGACGCAGTTCACTGCTGCCGAAGTTGCGGCAGGTATGGGTGAGCTTGCAAAGGCGGGTTATTCTACAGAGCAGATTATCGCGTCGATAGGGCCGGCGCTCAATCTCGCATTTACTGAAGGGCGGTCCATGAAGGACACGGCCGAAGATTTGGTGAAGGTCTTGGCGTCTTTCGGTATGGGGGCGGATCAAGCGGGACGGGCTACGGATGTGTTGTCAAAGACGTCGCTTGCTACTACCACATCAATGTCAGGTCTGGTTGAAGGTCTCAAATACGTGGCATCCATGGCCAACAATGTTGGCATGAACATCGAGGAGACATCGGCGTACCTCGGCATATTCGCGCAAAACGGTGTTGATGCGTCTATGGCAGGAACCGGACTCCGGCGCATCCTGGGAGATCTATCAAACCCGACAAAAGAGGCGCGGGGCGCATTAGCAAACCTGGGAGTAGAGATCGCCAAGAATTCGGACGGGTCCGTCAATCTGACTAAGACGTTTGAACGGCTTGCAAAGAGCGGATTATCCACCGCGGACGCATTCAAAATCTTCGGCGACCAGGGCGGAAACGTTGCGATCACGGCAAGCAAGAATATCGATGCGATTAAGAAACTGACCGTTGAAAACGAAAATGCCAAGGGCAGTCTCGATAAGGTTGTCGGTATCATAAACAAAGGACTCGGCCCGGCCTGGAAGAATTTTTTGTCGGCGCTTCAAGAGGTAGCAATCGCATTGGCGGGCCCGTTTTTGGAGGCCTTAAAAGGAGCGCTTGATCAGGTATCCGCGTTTCTCAGGGGCGTGAGCGAATTTTCAAAGGCCCATCCAATCATAACACAGGCGATTACTGCCATAGTTGCGTCGTTTGGTCTGTTTGCCGCGGCTGCAGGAACTATCAGCCTGTCAATTGCTGGTGTCGGTTATGCTCTGGGTGGTCTGGGCACGGTGTTTGCGGGTAGCGGAATCTTGTCGATAGGATCCACTGTTGCATCCCTTATTCCCTCATGGGCGGGGCTTACCGCTGCAATCGGATCGTTTGTTTCAGCGCTCGGGACGGCAGGCACAGCAATCGCGGCATTCGCAAGCGGTCCTGTTGCCATTATAGCCGCGGCTGTTGCTGCGATTGTTGGTGCGGTTGCGGGCGGATATAAAATACTAAGTGACCGAGCAGAAGCAGCGGCAATCCAGGCGGAAACACTGAAGAAATCACAGGACGATTTACAACGTGCTATTGATGAAGGATTCGACCCCAAGGCTGCTATTAAAAGAGTTTCCGGAGCAGATCTGCAAAATGATCCGTATGTGGATTTAGTGGCAAAACGCAAACAGGCTGTTGCGGAATTCGTTGGTATTGGCGAACAGCTCACGCAAGCCAGAGAAAAAGACGCTCAAAGCTGGTTGCCCGGGAAATCTTCGGACACAAAGGCGGCTGAGAGAAACTTTGTCTTGGCGCGCCAAAACCTGGACGCGATTCAGGCGGAAATTAACGGGCGGATCGATCAGAAAGCGGCGGTTGAGGGGTTGGTGGTCGCTCACGAGAAGCTCGTCAATGCCCAAAAGCAAGAAGTTAAGACAAGCGAGGAACTCTTACAGCTTACCAAAAACCGATCTGAGGTTGAGTTAAAGCTCATTGGTGATTCTTTTAAGGACAAAGAGAACGCTTTCAAGTTGGAATTGGACCAGCGCAAAGTCGCTATTGAAGAGAGCACGAAGAGCACCGTTTTAACAGAACAACAGATCAATAATCTCATCACTTCAAGCTCACAGCAAAGAATACGGATTGCTGAAGCCGAGTATGCGGCAACACGTGCTGCGCGCGAGAAGAGCTTTAGCGAACAGCGTAGCATCTACGAAAACATGTTGAAAAGCGGCGAAGATGTCGCAAGTGCGAAAAAAGGCTTAGCGGAACTTGAAAAAGCGCAAACAGAAGCGCAGATTGCCGACCAGCGGCGACTCTCTGAAGCTGTGATGCAAGAAGCCCACACTCAACTCAATGCAAAATCGGACGCTATCAAAAAAATCAAGGATCTTGAAAAAGAATTGCAGTCCGAACAAGACTCCACTCAAGAAGCCCTGAAGGGGATTAGTGGAGCGTATCTCAATGAATACGGCAAAATAGAAACTAAACTTTTTGACATTAATGAAAAATTCAAACAAGCCACCAAATTAATTCCAACCATGCCTGAAAAGGCACTCGAGCTATTTAAACAAGTGAAGAGCGAAAGTGCCGGAATGGTCAATAATCTCGAGCAGTTCAATGATAAACTGCAAAAAGTCGCAAACAATACTCAGGATGCCTTGCGCCGCGTGAATCGATTTGGGGAGGAAGGGGCTGATAAATATAAACAGGCGGCCGGAGATGCCCGGTGGTTGGCAGAGCGGGCAAATCAAGCGATTGCCGGAGGAAAATTTCAGACGGCTGAGGGTTTATTCAACACACTTATGGCTACAGCAGAATCCCTACCTAGTGCCGTTAAGAAGACTGGGGATGCTGAAGTTGACAAAAGAAATCTTGAGGACGCAAAGCAAACCGCACGCGATTACATAGCCCTAGCAAGTGGCGGTTTAACAGATGTCATTAACCTTCAGAAATTACAAGCAGAAAAGACAAATGAGCAAGCGAAAAAGAACCTTGAGGCGGCTCAGAAACAAATCGAAGATCTGATTAAATCGCAAATTCAGAGTTCAAAAAACTTAATCACTGCGCTGAATGAAAATACCGCGGCACTGCGCGGGACGTCTGGAAACAACCAACAAGGCGGACAAGATGGTCCCGGGCAGGGGGGCGAGTCTGATTTACCCCCCAATTATACGCCGAGCGATTACACTCCACGTTATGACACCGGCTCGACAAACCTGGGGTACGATTACGGTTTTGGCGGCAGCTTGGGCGGCGGCTTGGGCGGTTATGATGGTTCCATGTCCGGGATGACCAAATATGCAGTGAACTCCCCCGAAGTTGGACGGTTGCTTGCTCAAACCGACAAGCTACTTGCAAAATCTCATGCGGAGAGTCAAACCATGGCAGCGCGTATGGATGCGCTAAGATACCTGGAAAGCGCCGCGAAAAATCTCGATTACAAAGAAAGAATGGGTTATTTCGGGACGTTAGGTCCGCAAGATGCGGCTGACCCTGAATTTGGTATGGGAGATAAAGACATCTCCGATGCGTTATATAGAATTTTGGGACGCGACACTTTCGATTTTGACGCAATGCGTGGGAATATAGATCGCATGTTGGGAGGCGCGTACGAGCGGGCAAAAACAACCGTTGACGGGGCGAAGGAAGCCCTTGACCCCCAAACCCAATTGAATAATCAAATCGGAGACATGACCCAAAGACTGGAAACCGTTTTTGACAATTTTAGCAACAAGTTTGAGTCAGTTATGGATGACGCTGGGGGCAGATTCGCAAGTACCACTGAACGTTCAATCGAAGACGCCTTTGGCAAGGGCATGCTCATGGAAGTCAACTTGAGCAATGACGACGGCGCCTCTCTCGGCAGTGTCCGGAGGATTATATAG
- a CDS encoding helix-turn-helix domain-containing protein, translating into MTDDAAHDPKYSTFVKRLVSFKKRKTNGQKAETDEQFCDRLGISISRFRSWLYKGTEPDIPSLLHLSETLDVSPDWLYLGRGHSVEYLRDEGLRVTRIPREPLEIVEEIEAEEAARETEPHKKRRKIS; encoded by the coding sequence ATGACTGACGACGCTGCCCATGACCCCAAATATTCCACGTTCGTCAAGCGACTCGTCTCGTTTAAGAAGCGCAAGACGAACGGACAGAAAGCTGAGACTGACGAACAATTCTGCGACCGCCTGGGAATATCCATTTCCCGGTTCAGGTCTTGGCTTTACAAAGGCACTGAACCAGATATCCCAAGTCTACTGCATCTCTCGGAAACTCTCGACGTGTCTCCCGATTGGCTCTACCTAGGACGCGGCCACTCCGTCGAATATCTGAGAGACGAAGGGCTGAGAGTCACACGGATCCCAAGAGAACCGCTCGAGATTGTCGAAGAAATCGAAGCGGAAGAAGCGGCAAGAGAGACAGAGCCCCACAAAAAGAGGCGAAAAATTTCGTAG
- a CDS encoding GNAT family N-acetyltransferase, with translation MAEEQGSECKIRKAESRDLEGIAELLTVAGLCRREGLIPRLEYMLRNSPGLCLVAERHDKVIGTILGSYNGFHVLLSHVASDNSGSRAGIGGKLHHAFAQQASALGAVGIIADSWLTAAGFFYKLGYRIPGAVFLIKDLA, from the coding sequence ATGGCAGAAGAGCAAGGATCAGAGTGCAAGATTCGGAAGGCCGAATCGAGAGATTTGGAGGGGATTGCGGAATTGTTGACTGTCGCTGGCTTATGCCGACGAGAAGGCCTGATCCCTCGTTTGGAATACATGTTGCGCAATAGCCCCGGCTTGTGTTTGGTTGCGGAACGGCACGACAAAGTAATCGGAACGATTCTAGGCAGCTACAACGGTTTTCATGTTCTACTAAGCCACGTAGCATCTGACAATTCCGGGTCTCGCGCCGGGATCGGAGGAAAGCTGCATCACGCTTTCGCTCAACAAGCCAGTGCGTTGGGAGCTGTGGGGATTATCGCGGACTCGTGGCTAACCGCAGCGGGATTCTTCTACAAGCTTGGCTACAGGATACCAGGGGCAGTTTTTCTAATAAAAGACCTGGCTTGA
- a CDS encoding helix-turn-helix domain-containing protein, with the protein MIADQTTGAQSLTPTNTPSHTPSLHDQFYGTDVSENDRLSFSLLLEKVCDGLGHWYLGIDSEFQKDILAGSKLFWERQSKQADVKGETDSRTTDTNDQTAATVKIQCATEQVWTDPTPNHFEKMDAGPEKPRSRRRSKTTQNLTPTRLKRLREQMGISQYQLANMAGCMQPSIYRFEYGQVKNIRKIEPSVREKIEQIFNTPFAELMQPCSE; encoded by the coding sequence ATGATAGCAGACCAGACGACAGGCGCGCAGTCTCTCACACCCACTAACACACCATCACACACACCATCTCTTCACGACCAGTTTTACGGAACAGACGTTTCCGAAAATGACCGGCTCTCATTCAGTCTACTACTTGAAAAAGTGTGCGATGGGCTCGGCCATTGGTATCTAGGGATTGACAGCGAATTCCAGAAAGACATATTGGCAGGTAGCAAGTTGTTTTGGGAGCGGCAAAGCAAACAGGCCGATGTGAAGGGTGAAACGGATAGCCGCACGACGGACACGAACGACCAGACAGCCGCTACCGTCAAAATCCAATGTGCAACAGAGCAGGTATGGACCGATCCGACACCTAATCATTTTGAAAAAATGGATGCTGGACCAGAGAAGCCGCGTTCGCGTAGACGGTCCAAAACAACGCAGAATCTCACACCGACAAGACTCAAACGTCTTCGCGAACAGATGGGTATTTCACAGTATCAGTTGGCGAATATGGCAGGGTGCATGCAACCCAGCATTTACAGGTTTGAGTATGGTCAAGTGAAAAACATTCGGAAAATAGAACCATCGGTTAGAGAGAAAATTGAACAGATTTTCAACACTCCATTTGCAGAATTGATGCAACCGTGTTCGGAATAA